DNA sequence from the Bacteroidales bacterium genome:
ACTGGAATAATAAGCCTGGCATTAATCCTGCATTTGTTCCCCGTAAACCAATCAAACCTAACCCATGAAAAACCCATCTTATAGATAAATGATCTGTGTTCCCACTTAAAAAATGATATCGTTGCCTCAAAGCATGATACATGGCTACTCCCATATCCAACATTTTGCTCCCTTCGTTTAAATTTGAAGCCACCATCATTCGTTCATCATTCCCCCACCTATAAGACAAACCAGCTCCTACATCTCCTAGCCATATTCTATTGTTTTCTATGGTTTCTCCACTTGGTAGACTTCCATTGAACACTTTTCCGTCGAACTGAGAATCAAACAGTACTCTATCCATATCTAAATTATACTCCATGGCACCACCACCTAAACCACCAGATAAATATCCTTCTTCTCCTACTTTGACATGATATGAAATTCCCACATTCACTACAAGCTTACTAAAATTAACAACACCTGCTTCATCTCTCGATATCAACAAACCCAAACCCCCAAATCCTTCTTTCTCCTTTCCCCACGGCATATCAAACATAGCCGTCATAGTCCGATAACCTTTTCCCATCAAAGTATTCCACTGTGTTCTATATCCCATAATCAATCGATAATTGCCACCAAATTTTCCCGCCTCAG
Encoded proteins:
- a CDS encoding PorP/SprF family type IX secretion system membrane protein, which gives rise to MKRVNVKVSLIHMVFINGMLLGLSGLLQGQDIHTSRWWEIPMWVNYSEAGKFGGNYRLIMGYRTQWNTLMGKGYRTMTAMFDMPWGKEKEGFGGLGLLISRDEAGVVNFSKLVVNVGISYHVKVGEEGYLSGGLGGGAMEYNLDMDRVLFDSQFDGKVFNGSLPSGETIENNRIWLGDVGAGLSYRWGNDERMMVASNLNEGSKMLDMGVAMYHALRQRYHFLSGNTDHLSIRWVFHGLGLIGLRGTNAGLMPGLLFQYQAGAMEWVMVGRIRYILNEQSKFSNYSKGAALNFGVGYRLKESIIPMFELETGSFSLGLSYDVVLSNLATKGQPTGSFEFTLKYLNPNPFKSQSRFF